TGGCCCGCGCCAGCGTTTGACGGTCACGGATGACCATCGCCTCCCTATCCGGGAGTAAGATGGCCGTCCGGGCCCGCGTCTAATCGAGCCTCACCCGGGTGCCGCCGCCGCGGGGCCGGCACACCGCGCGGCCGGGCGGTCGAGTCAAGCCCGCCCGGGCGACATCGCCTCCGCCAGCGCCGCCCAGTAGCGCGCGAGCGTGCGCAGGCCGAGGTCGAAGTTCTCCAGCGTGAAGAACTCGTTCGGCGCGTGGAAGTTCTCGTCCGGCAGGCCGAAGCCCAGCAGCACGACCGGCGCGCCGAGACGCTCGCGGAAGGTCTGCACGATGGGGATCGAGCCTCCCATGCGAATGAAGTCGGCCGGCTGGCCGTACGTCTCCTGAAGCGTCTGGGCAGCCGCGCGCACGGCCGGGTGGTCCAGCGGCACGATCGACGCCGGGCTGCCCGCGCCCCTTTCGATCGTGAGCTCGACCGCGCGCGGCGCGCGGGCTCGGAGGTGCTGCTCGATCGCGTCGAGCACCTTCTCCGGGTCCTGGTCGGGCACAAGGCGGCAGCTGATCTTCGCCGACGCCCAGGACGGCACGATGGTTTTCCCGCCCTCCCCCTGAAACCCGCCGCTGATGCCGTTGAACTCCAGCGTGGGGCGCGCCCAGACGCGCTCCAGGGTGGTGTACCCCGGCTCCCCGAAGAGCGCGGGGACGCCCAGCTGGCGCCGGTAGGCCTCCTCGTCGAAGGGAAGGCGCGCGAAGGCGTCCCGCTCTTCCGCCGACAGCGGACGGACGTCGTCGTAGAAGCCGGGCACGGCCACGCGGCCGTCTGCATCGTGCAGGCTGGCAAGAAGCGCCACGAGGGCCTGGATGGGGTTCAGCACGGAGCCGCCATAAAGGCCGGAGTGCAGGTCGCTGGCCGGACCCTGCACGCGCACTTCCATGGACGCGATGCCGCGCAGCCCGTAGCAGACGGCCGGACGTCCCGCGGCGAACATCGGCGTGTCACTGACGACGACGACATCCGCCGCCAGGCGGTCACGGTTCCGCTCCACGTACGCGTCCAAGTGGCGGCTGCCCACCTCCTCCTCGCCTTCGACGAGGAACTTGACGTTGACCGGCAGCCGTCCCGTCTCCTCGAGCCAAGCTTCGACGGCCAGGACGTGCATGAACGTCTGGCCCTTGTCGTCGCTGGCGCCGCGCGCGTACAGGCGGCCGTCGCGGATCTGCGGCTCGAAGGGCGGCGTCGTCCACAGCGACTCCGGATCGACCGGTTGCACGTCGTAGTGGCCGTAGATGAGCACCGTCGGCGCGCCGGGCGCGTGGAGCCAGTCGCCGACGACGACCGGGTGGCCGCCGGTCTCCTCGACCGCCACGTGCTCGAGCCCCGCCCGGCGCAGGCGGTCCGCCAGCCATTCGGCCGCGCGGCGGACGTCGGCACGATGGGTGGAGAGCGCGCTGATGCTGGGGATGCGCAGGAACTCCATGAGTTCGGCCAGGTGGCGGTCGCGCCTGGCCGCGAAATGGCGTTCGACGTCGAAGGTCTGCATGCCATCGGCCTCCTTCGAAAGGTCGGGAACGCGGGTCGCCCCGCGGAATCAGCCGCGCGTGGCCGGCGACCCGGCGAGGGCGCGCGCCACGCGACGGGCCGTCGCCTCGTCGCAGCGGGCCACGACGCGGACGCCCGCGTCCGTGTACTCCTCCCGTTCCACGCGGCCCGCCTGTCGCAGCCAGTCGAGCACGCGCAGCCGGTCGTACGGGACGAGCCACGCCTCGGTCCGCTCCTGGCGGGCGAGGAGCGCGGCGGCCGCCGCACCCAGCTCGGCCAGGCCCTCCCCCGTGCGGGCCGAGACGGGCACGCCCTCCGGGACGCGGCGCGCGGCCTCGGCGGCGCCGCCGGGCAGGCGGTCGATCTGGTTGAGGGCCACGAGGCGGGGCACGTCGCCAGCCCCGATTTCGTCCAGCACGTCTTCGACGGCGGACATCCGCTGCTCCCACCCGTCCCGGCTGATGTCGACCACGTGCAGGAGCAGGTCGGCCAGCGCCGCCTCTTCCAGCGTGGCGCGGAAGGCGGCGACGAGCGAATGCGGCAGGTCGTGGATGAAGCCGACGGTGTCCGTCAGGATGACGGCGCGGCCGCCGAGTTCCGCCCGGCGCGACGTGGGGTCCAGGGTGGCGAAGAGCGCGTCTTCCGCGTGAACGCCGGCCCCCGTGAGGGCGTTGAAGAGCGTCGACTTGCCCGCGTTGGTGTACCCGACGAGCGCCACCATCGGCAACTCGAGGCGCGCGCGTCCGGCCCGCAGCACCGTCCGGTGGCGCCGCACGGCCTCGATCTCCCGTTCCAGGGCGCGGATGCGCTCGCGCAGGCGGCGCCGGTCCGCTTCGAGCTTCGTCTCTCCAGGTCCCCGCGTGCCGATGCCGCCGCCGAGGCGGGACAGCGCCCGCCCCATGCCGGCCAGGCGCGGCAGGAGATAGCGGAGCTGGGCCAGTTCCACCTGCAGCGCGCCTTCACGCGAGCGGGCCCGCTGCGCGAAGATGTCGAGCACGAGTTGCGTGCGATCCAGCACCACGGTGTCGAGGGCGCGTTCCAGGTTGCGCTGCTGGGCGGGCGTCAGTTCCGGCGCGACGATGACGAGCGTGGCGCCCGCGCGCTCGAGTTCCGCCCTCACTTCCTCCACCTTGCCGCGTCCGATCAGCGTCGCCGGATCGGCCTGCGGCCGGCTCTGCACGACGACGCCGGCGACCTCCGCGCCCGCGCTGCGCGCGAGGGACGCGAGCTCGTCCGCCTCGTCCTGCGCCGTCCAGCCGTCGCGCCGCCGGTGGGCGACGACGAGCAACGCCCGTTCCATCCGGCATCCCTCGCATGCGTCGAATGGTATCATGGCTGCCATGAAGGCGCTCGTGCTGTCGGACACGCACCTGCCGGCGCGAGGCTCCGACCTGCCCGCCATCGTCTACCGGGCCCTGTCCGCGCTCGGTCCCGGAGACCTCATCCTGCACGCGGGCGACCTCGTCGCCGCCGACGTGCTCACCGTCCTTGAGGCGTTCGCCCCCGTGCATGCCGTGCGGGGCAACGTCGACGGTCCCGACGTGTGGCCGCTCCTCCCGGAAAAACGGGTGGTGGCGCTGGGTTCCTTCCGCGTGGGCCTGGTGCACGGCCACGCGGGCCCCGGGCGCGACACGCCCGACCGCGCCTTCCGCGCCTTTGCGAGCCAGGAACGCCACGTCCACGCCGTCGTCTTCGGCCACAGCCACGAACCGCACCGCGCCACGCGCGAAGGCTGCCTCATGTTCAATCCCGGCTCGCCCACGGACCGCCGCCGCGCGCCGCACTTCTCCTTCGGCTGGCTATGGCCCGAAGGTGGCCAACTGCGGGCGGAACACGTCTTCTTCGATCGGCCGGACGAGACGCCCTTCATCCCTCCCGGGTCTTGAGGCGCCGCGGCGTCTCCGCGGGCGGGGACGTCGCGGCGTCGTCCTCCGCCAGGATCTCGCGCGCCAGCGCGAAGACGCGGTCGAACATCTCTTCCGTGAGCCGCCCGGTCTGCGTGTTCTGTTGCGACGGGTGATACGACGTGACAAGGACGGGCAGCCCGGGGCCGAGGTCGTGGCGCCGCGCGTGGCCGAAGACCACGGGCGCGGGCCGCGCGCCCATCTCTCGCAGGAGGCCGAGGAACGCGTCCGTGCCGAACCGGCCCAGGGCGACGACAACACGCACGCGCCGGAGCAGCTGCGCCTCCCTCAGCATGAAGCCCCGGCACCGCAGGAGCTCCTCGCGCGAGGGCCGGTTGTCCGGCGGTGCGCACCGCACCGGCGAGCTGACAAAGGCGTCCCGGAGTTGGAGGCCGTCGTCCCGCGACACGCTGGTCGGCTGGTTCGCGAACCCTGCACGATGGAGGGCACGAAAGAGCCACTCCCCGGAGCGGTCGCCGGTGAACATCCGACCGGTCCGGTTCGCCCCGTGCGCCGCCGGCGCGAGCCCGACGATCCACAGGCGCGCCTCGGGATCCCCGAAGCCCGGCACCGGCTTGCCCCAGTAGGTCTCGTCCCGGTACATCCGCCGCTTTTCCCGCGCGACCCGTTCCCGGTGCTCCACGAGCCGCGGGCACGCGCGGCACCGGATGATGTCCTCCTCCAGCTGCGCCCACGCCGCCGCGCGCGCGTCATCGTCCTGCCTGGACATTCCGTTGCACCTCGCCGTGAACAGGCTCGCCCCCCGCGAGACCCCCATAGCATGGGAGAGACGCGAGACCACTCAACGAGGAGGATGAGGCGTTGGCCACACGAGACGTCGAGTGGACGGCGGCGCGGCTGGCGGATGAAGCCGAGCGCCTGGAGACCGCGCCGGCGGAAGAGATCGTCCGCTGGGCGATGGAACAATTCCACCCGGATATCGTACTCGCCTGCAGTTTCGGGGCGGAAGACGTCGTGCTGCTGGACATGATGTGCCGCGTGCAACCGGGCGCAAAGGCCTTCTATCTGGACACCGGCCTCCACTTCCCCGAAACGTACGCGGTGCGGGACCGGATCGCCGCGCGTTATCCCGTCGAACTCATCCAGGTGCTGCCGGACTTGACCGTGGAGGAGCAGGCGCAGCGCTACGGCCCCCGCCTGTGGGAGCGCGACCCCGACGCATGCTGCCGCATGCGCAAAGTCGAGCCGCTTGAACGGGTGCTGAAGGGTTACCGCGCGTG
The DNA window shown above is from Clostridia bacterium and carries:
- a CDS encoding dipeptidase, with the translated sequence MQTFDVERHFAARRDRHLAELMEFLRIPSISALSTHRADVRRAAEWLADRLRRAGLEHVAVEETGGHPVVVGDWLHAPGAPTVLIYGHYDVQPVDPESLWTTPPFEPQIRDGRLYARGASDDKGQTFMHVLAVEAWLEETGRLPVNVKFLVEGEEEVGSRHLDAYVERNRDRLAADVVVVSDTPMFAAGRPAVCYGLRGIASMEVRVQGPASDLHSGLYGGSVLNPIQALVALLASLHDADGRVAVPGFYDDVRPLSAEERDAFARLPFDEEAYRRQLGVPALFGEPGYTTLERVWARPTLEFNGISGGFQGEGGKTIVPSWASAKISCRLVPDQDPEKVLDAIEQHLRARAPRAVELTIERGAGSPASIVPLDHPAVRAAAQTLQETYGQPADFIRMGGSIPIVQTFRERLGAPVVLLGFGLPDENFHAPNEFFTLENFDLGLRTLARYWAALAEAMSPGRA
- the hflX gene encoding GTPase HflX; protein product: MAGRSEPRAGRCVSDSTSAFMAAMIPFDACEGCRMERALLVVAHRRRDGWTAQDEADELASLARSAGAEVAGVVVQSRPQADPATLIGRGKVEEVRAELERAGATLVIVAPELTPAQQRNLERALDTVVLDRTQLVLDIFAQRARSREGALQVELAQLRYLLPRLAGMGRALSRLGGGIGTRGPGETKLEADRRRLRERIRALEREIEAVRRHRTVLRAGRARLELPMVALVGYTNAGKSTLFNALTGAGVHAEDALFATLDPTSRRAELGGRAVILTDTVGFIHDLPHSLVAAFRATLEEAALADLLLHVVDISRDGWEQRMSAVEDVLDEIGAGDVPRLVALNQIDRLPGGAAEAARRVPEGVPVSARTGEGLAELGAAAAALLARQERTEAWLVPYDRLRVLDWLRQAGRVEREEYTDAGVRVVARCDEATARRVARALAGSPATRG
- a CDS encoding metallophosphoesterase is translated as MKALVLSDTHLPARGSDLPAIVYRALSALGPGDLILHAGDLVAADVLTVLEAFAPVHAVRGNVDGPDVWPLLPEKRVVALGSFRVGLVHGHAGPGRDTPDRAFRAFASQERHVHAVVFGHSHEPHRATREGCLMFNPGSPTDRRRAPHFSFGWLWPEGGQLRAEHVFFDRPDETPFIPPGS
- a CDS encoding uracil-DNA glycosylase; this encodes MSRQDDDARAAAWAQLEEDIIRCRACPRLVEHRERVAREKRRMYRDETYWGKPVPGFGDPEARLWIVGLAPAAHGANRTGRMFTGDRSGEWLFRALHRAGFANQPTSVSRDDGLQLRDAFVSSPVRCAPPDNRPSREELLRCRGFMLREAQLLRRVRVVVALGRFGTDAFLGLLREMGARPAPVVFGHARRHDLGPGLPVLVTSYHPSQQNTQTGRLTEEMFDRVFALAREILAEDDAATSPPAETPRRLKTREG
- a CDS encoding phosphoadenylyl-sulfate reductase is translated as MATRDVEWTAARLADEAERLETAPAEEIVRWAMEQFHPDIVLACSFGAEDVVLLDMMCRVQPGAKAFYLDTGLHFPETYAVRDRIAARYPVELIQVLPDLTVEEQAQRYGPRLWERDPDACCRMRKVEPLERVLKGYRAWITGIRREQAPTRARAKPVEWDAKFGLVKVNPLVRWTYKDVWNYIARHDVPYNELHDRGYPSIGCFPCTTPVGEGEDPRSGRWRGKGKLECGLHA